From bacterium, one genomic window encodes:
- a CDS encoding chorismate mutase has product MIEKPDQRILNLRNAIDTVDSRIIELLQERSSLAREIGNVKKEIGMEILDPSREGKIRKKLASGTQGPMETGALVRIYEVIMAESRRLQED; this is encoded by the coding sequence ATGATCGAAAAGCCCGACCAGCGCATTCTCAACCTTCGAAACGCCATCGACACCGTGGACAGCAGGATCATCGAGCTGCTGCAGGAACGATCTTCCCTGGCCAGAGAGATCGGTAATGTGAAAAAAGAGATCGGGATGGAGATCCTGGATCCCTCACGGGAGGGCAAGATCAGGAAGAAACTTGCAAGCGGCACTCAAGGTCCTATGGAAACGGGCGCACTGGTGAGGATCTATGAGGTCATCATGGCGGAAAGCAGGAGGCTTCAAGAGGATTAG